One part of the Saprospiraceae bacterium genome encodes these proteins:
- a CDS encoding NADH-quinone oxidoreductase subunit N: protein MMLAFILLTLFSVAILFLGFIKQRNVIIPISILAILSAIISISTEQNFWNHYLMDMIRIDFNSKIVSLIILYTGLALVPFFALFQKRGNEELADFMGIFIFSIVGALLMVGAVNYMTLFLGVEILSISMYILAGADRRKVKSNEASLKYFIMGAFASAFMLFGIGLIYASTGSLSLLNIASQSSVLTDFALVFLFSSFAFKIALVPFHFWTPDVYEGTPTLFTAAMSTIVKVAAFGSFYNLIQLNTPLLPDWIQWYFVFLILATLIIGNLMALSQRSVKRLLAYSGIVQAGFILMGFLQLDANSEWPIFFYFIAYTLASLVAFIVVHFVEVQSGSDDIDSFAGLSKSNPSLAIFMTLALISLAGGPLTAGFIAKLLMLNQAIQSGFSALVIIAVICTLMSVYYYYKIVNSMFSKSGDSRWSIPFIYNGLLLIFIIITFAAGIVPTYFTNLLRNF from the coding sequence ATGATGCTCGCATTTATTTTACTCACTTTATTTTCTGTTGCAATTCTTTTTTTAGGTTTTATTAAGCAACGAAATGTAATAATACCAATTTCCATACTTGCAATATTATCTGCAATTATTTCCATTAGTACAGAACAGAATTTCTGGAATCATTATCTGATGGATATGATACGTATTGATTTTAATTCAAAAATAGTTTCTTTAATTATTTTGTATACTGGATTAGCTTTGGTTCCATTTTTTGCACTTTTTCAAAAGCGTGGCAATGAAGAATTGGCAGACTTTATGGGCATTTTTATTTTTTCGATTGTTGGAGCTTTGCTGATGGTTGGAGCCGTTAATTATATGACGCTGTTTTTGGGAGTCGAGATTTTGTCAATAAGCATGTATATACTTGCAGGTGCAGATCGAAGGAAAGTAAAGTCAAACGAAGCATCCTTAAAGTATTTCATAATGGGTGCTTTTGCAAGTGCCTTTATGTTGTTTGGAATTGGACTAATTTATGCAAGTACAGGAAGTTTATCATTGTTGAATATAGCATCGCAATCCAGTGTATTAACCGATTTTGCTTTGGTATTTTTATTTTCATCTTTTGCTTTTAAAATAGCATTAGTTCCTTTTCATTTTTGGACTCCGGATGTTTATGAAGGCACACCCACCTTATTTACAGCAGCCATGTCCACCATTGTGAAAGTAGCAGCATTTGGCAGTTTTTATAACTTAATTCAATTGAATACTCCACTCTTACCAGATTGGATTCAATGGTATTTTGTTTTTCTAATTTTAGCAACGTTGATTATCGGTAATCTAATGGCTTTATCACAACGCAGTGTCAAAAGGTTATTAGCATATTCTGGAATTGTACAAGCAGGTTTTATATTAATGGGTTTTTTACAGCTAGATGCAAATTCTGAATGGCCAATTTTTTTCTATTTTATTGCTTATACACTTGCCTCTTTAGTGGCTTTTATTGTGGTGCATTTTGTGGAAGTCCAAAGTGGATCAGATGATATCGATTCCTTTGCAGGATTATCTAAAAGCAATCCAAGTCTTGCAATCTTTATGACATTGGCTTTAATATCATTAGCTGGTGGACCTTTGACAGCTGGATTTATTGCAAAATTATTAATGCTTAATCAGGCTATTCAAAGCGGATTTTCAGCCTTGGTAATCATCGCCGTTATTTGTACCCTAATGTCTGTCTATTATTATTATAAAATAGTAAATTCAATGTTTTCTAAAAGTGGTGATTCCCGTTGGAGTATCCCATTCATTTATAATGGCTTATTATTGATTTTTATTATTATCACTTTTGCAGCTGGAATCGTTCCAACTTATTTTACTAATTTATTAAGAAACTTTTAG
- the nuoL gene encoding NADH-quinone oxidoreductase subunit L has protein sequence MSAELILHIILWPPLIGFLINGIVGKRMPKLLVTLIACLGPLTSFIGTSLAYTYLLGKGSTINLYTWFLAEGSARFEFGFYIDHLTMIMLFVVTGVGTLIHAYSAGYMKDDKGYSRFFSYMNLFLFSMLLLVLGSNLVVLFAGWEGVGLCSFLLIGFWFENKEYNKAAAKAFLMNRVGDVGFLIAIFLIIHKFGAVSFTDIQDTIIDEGIMNDPGVIGITLFLFLGVCGKSAQIPLFTWLPDAMAGPTPVSALIHAATMVTAGIYLIARLHFMFELVPFTLNIIAIVGCLTALVAASIALKQNDIKKILAYSTVSQLGYMVVALGVGAYVTAIFHLMTHAFFKALLFLGAGSVIHGLHGEQDIRKMGGLKSKMKWTYAVMLIGTLAIVGCPPFAGFFSKDEILSVAYAKNFWFFLVLAIASVFTAWYMFRLFFATFHGSFRGDEASYKKVHESSWSMLIPLIVLAVFSIIGGFAGLPDILGRHKLYLFLAPAIVQIKSHVSHLFEYSLWSVTIVALLLISFLTYKKYARNASTALADENSVISRILVNKYYLDELYSYLIVSPLKKLGAFLSTQFEYGFIDKLVRIPDRILFSASVSLKNVQSGKLSWYLLSTVLGILLILVMFIYK, from the coding sequence ATGAGCGCAGAATTAATTTTACATATTATTTTATGGCCGCCATTAATCGGCTTTCTGATCAATGGAATAGTTGGCAAAAGGATGCCAAAATTATTAGTCACTTTAATAGCTTGTCTTGGACCCTTAACAAGTTTTATAGGTACCTCACTTGCGTATACTTATTTATTAGGAAAAGGAAGCACTATAAATTTATATACCTGGTTTTTGGCAGAGGGATCTGCAAGATTTGAATTTGGTTTTTATATTGATCATTTAACGATGATTATGTTATTCGTTGTGACTGGTGTAGGAACTTTGATTCATGCATATTCAGCAGGATATATGAAAGATGACAAAGGGTATTCGCGTTTTTTTAGTTATATGAATCTCTTTTTATTTTCCATGCTATTACTCGTTTTAGGTTCCAATTTAGTCGTTTTATTTGCGGGTTGGGAAGGCGTTGGATTATGTTCATTTTTATTGATCGGTTTTTGGTTTGAAAATAAAGAATATAATAAAGCAGCTGCAAAGGCATTTCTTATGAATCGGGTAGGGGATGTTGGGTTTTTAATCGCGATCTTTTTAATTATACATAAATTTGGAGCGGTTAGTTTTACAGATATTCAAGACACCATAATTGATGAAGGGATTATGAATGATCCCGGAGTCATTGGAATTACTTTGTTTTTATTTTTGGGCGTCTGTGGAAAGTCTGCACAAATACCACTTTTTACCTGGTTGCCGGATGCTATGGCTGGTCCAACTCCAGTATCTGCATTGATTCATGCTGCAACCATGGTTACCGCTGGTATTTATTTAATTGCCCGACTGCATTTTATGTTTGAGTTAGTGCCATTTACATTAAATATAATTGCCATTGTAGGTTGTCTAACGGCCCTTGTTGCAGCAAGTATAGCTTTAAAGCAAAATGATATTAAAAAAATATTGGCATACTCTACCGTAAGTCAATTAGGATATATGGTGGTGGCCTTGGGAGTGGGTGCTTATGTCACCGCAATTTTTCATTTGATGACACATGCATTTTTTAAGGCCTTATTATTTCTGGGTGCAGGTAGTGTGATTCATGGACTTCATGGAGAACAGGATATTCGCAAAATGGGTGGATTAAAAAGTAAAATGAAATGGACTTATGCAGTCATGTTAATTGGTACACTAGCGATTGTTGGGTGCCCACCATTTGCAGGATTTTTCTCAAAAGATGAGATTTTATCAGTGGCTTATGCTAAAAACTTTTGGTTTTTTCTGGTACTCGCCATCGCCTCCGTATTTACAGCTTGGTATATGTTCCGTCTTTTTTTCGCTACCTTTCATGGTTCATTTAGAGGAGATGAAGCAAGCTATAAAAAAGTGCATGAATCTTCCTGGAGCATGTTAATACCTTTAATTGTTTTAGCAGTCTTTTCTATTATTGGAGGATTTGCAGGATTGCCTGATATTCTGGGGCGGCATAAATTATATTTATTTTTAGCACCGGCAATTGTCCAGATAAAATCACATGTTTCTCATCTTTTTGAATATTCTTTATGGAGTGTGACCATAGTCGCATTGCTATTGATTTCATTTTTAACGTATAAAAAATATGCAAGGAATGCTTCCACTGCATTGGCAGACGAGAATTCTGTAATTTCTAGAATCCTTGTAAACAAATATTACCTTGACGAATTGTATAGTTACTTAATCGTTTCACCATTGAAAAAACTAGGTGCATTTTTAAGTACTCAATTTGAATATGGTTTTATAGATAAATTGGTCAGAATACCAGATAGGATATTATTTTCTGCTAGTGTATCCCTGAAAAATGTTCAATCCGGTAAATTAAGTTGGTATTTATTGAGTACAGTACTTGGAATACTGCTTATATTAGTAATGTTTATTTATAAATAG
- the nuoK gene encoding NADH-quinone oxidoreductase subunit NuoK: MNHIPEVITAIPFDYYLILSVSLFIIGMIGVLVRRNVIIVFMCIEIMLNAVNLLMVASSAYRGDVSGQVMVLFTMAVAAAEVSVGLAIIVMMYKNLKSTNIDLFNQLKG, from the coding sequence ATGAATCATATTCCTGAAGTTATAACTGCCATACCATTTGATTATTACCTAATTTTAAGTGTGAGTTTATTTATCATAGGGATGATCGGAGTTTTGGTAAGAAGAAATGTAATTATTGTTTTTATGTGTATTGAAATCATGTTAAATGCTGTCAATTTATTGATGGTTGCGAGTTCAGCTTATCGTGGAGATGTGTCTGGTCAAGTCATGGTCTTATTCACCATGGCGGTTGCCGCTGCAGAAGTTTCTGTTGGCTTGGCTATCATCGTGATGATGTATAAAAATTTAAAATCAACAAATATTGATTTATTTAATCAGTTAAAGGGTTAA
- the nuoI gene encoding NADH-quinone oxidoreductase subunit NuoI, with amino-acid sequence MNFSERIYLPAVFKGMAITLSHLFRKKATIQYPEQQRPMSQVFRGLHILKRDEKGAERCTACGLCALACPAEAITMTAAERTPDNKQFYREEKYASVYEINMLRCIFCGLCEEACPKAAIFLQNDVMAPASYEREDFIYGKDRLVEPFLQN; translated from the coding sequence ATGAACTTCTCTGAGCGAATTTATCTACCTGCTGTTTTTAAAGGGATGGCAATTACCTTAAGTCATTTATTCAGAAAAAAAGCAACCATCCAATATCCTGAGCAGCAACGTCCGATGAGTCAGGTATTCAGAGGTCTTCATATCTTAAAACGCGATGAAAAAGGTGCTGAGCGTTGTACCGCTTGTGGCCTTTGTGCCCTTGCATGTCCTGCGGAAGCAATTACCATGACAGCGGCAGAGCGCACTCCGGATAACAAGCAATTTTACCGGGAGGAAAAATACGCTTCTGTTTATGAAATCAATATGTTGCGATGTATTTTTTGTGGACTTTGTGAGGAGGCATGCCCGAAAGCTGCAATTTTTTTACAAAATGATGTCATGGCTCCTGCTAGTTATGAACGGGAAGATTTTATCTATGGTAAAGATCGATTAGTAGAACCATTTCTTCAAAATTAA
- a CDS encoding (2Fe-2S)-binding protein: MSDLLKVTIDGKSIEVAAGTTILQAARMIGGKYPPAMCYYSSIKETGGKCRVCLVKVSQSSEANPRPMPKLVASCLTRVENGMVVENESSPEVLEARNGIVEFLLINHPLDCPVCDQAGECDLQNLSYEHGTEHTRYEEHRREFNKIDIGPYVQLHMTRCILCYRCVYAAEQLTETRVHGVLNRGDVSEISTFIQNAIDKDFSGNIIDVCPVGALTDKTYRFKQRVWFSKPYNAHRHCSKCSGQIVLWLKGEDVIRITARKNQFGEVEDFICNECRFEHKEKSDWNVEGPRDMGEESVISSNKYDLPVISPSVIVDAKFVS, from the coding sequence ATGAGTGATTTATTAAAAGTTACGATAGACGGAAAAAGTATAGAAGTTGCAGCAGGTACCACAATTTTACAAGCTGCACGAATGATTGGTGGCAAGTATCCTCCTGCAATGTGTTATTATTCTTCAATAAAAGAAACGGGGGGAAAGTGTAGAGTCTGTTTGGTTAAAGTTTCACAATCCAGTGAAGCAAATCCCAGACCTATGCCTAAATTAGTTGCAAGTTGTTTAACCCGGGTTGAAAATGGGATGGTAGTTGAAAATGAATCATCTCCTGAAGTATTAGAAGCACGGAATGGGATTGTTGAGTTTTTACTAATTAATCATCCATTGGATTGTCCGGTGTGTGATCAAGCTGGTGAATGTGATTTACAAAATTTATCATACGAACACGGCACAGAGCATACGCGTTATGAAGAACATCGTAGAGAATTTAATAAAATAGATATTGGGCCTTATGTACAATTACATATGACCCGTTGTATACTTTGTTACAGATGTGTTTATGCAGCAGAGCAATTGACGGAAACTCGGGTTCATGGAGTTTTAAATCGTGGAGATGTTTCTGAAATTAGCACCTTTATACAAAATGCAATAGATAAAGATTTTTCTGGAAATATTATTGATGTATGTCCGGTTGGAGCTTTAACGGATAAAACCTATCGTTTCAAACAACGGGTATGGTTTTCAAAACCTTATAATGCACATCGGCATTGTTCAAAATGTTCTGGTCAAATTGTCCTTTGGTTAAAAGGTGAGGATGTGATTCGAATTACAGCCCGGAAAAATCAGTTTGGTGAAGTCGAGGATTTTATTTGTAATGAATGTCGATTTGAACATAAGGAAAAATCAGATTGGAATGTTGAAGGACCTCGTGATATGGGAGAAGAATCTGTGATTTCATCCAATAAGTATGATTTGCCTGTTATATCACCGTCCGTAATTGTTGATGCCAAATTTGTATCGTAA
- a CDS encoding NADH-quinone oxidoreductase subunit J, translating into MDKLFYTLSFLTLASALMVVLSKHPIRSILFLVVTFFLISAHYILLNAQFLALVNVVVYAGAIMVLFLFVVMFLNLNQEIERFKNWVPLGAAVISGGCIFLVFLSAYKSSQQIEIDHLGNYQIGLIENLGNALYRDYLLPMEICSILFLVAMIGIVLLSRKEKLEFPKNN; encoded by the coding sequence ATGGACAAATTGTTTTACACATTATCATTTCTCACGCTGGCATCTGCCTTAATGGTTGTTTTATCAAAGCACCCCATTCGCAGTATCCTATTTTTAGTGGTAACTTTTTTTCTAATTTCTGCACATTATATTTTATTGAATGCTCAGTTTTTAGCATTGGTTAATGTAGTAGTTTATGCTGGTGCAATTATGGTATTGTTTTTATTTGTGGTTATGTTTCTAAATTTGAATCAGGAAATTGAACGATTTAAAAACTGGGTGCCATTAGGAGCTGCTGTAATTTCTGGTGGATGCATATTTTTAGTATTCCTCTCTGCTTACAAATCCTCACAGCAAATTGAAATCGATCATTTAGGAAACTATCAAATAGGCCTTATAGAAAATCTCGGGAATGCTTTATACAGAGATTATTTATTACCTATGGAAATATGTTCTATTTTGTTTCTTGTAGCGATGATAGGTATTGTTTTATTAAGTCGGAAGGAAAAATTGGAATTCCCTAAAAATAATTAA
- a CDS encoding NADH-quinone oxidoreductase subunit M produces the protein MNLAIILILIPLFFSAACFVSGKKLAPYISLLSGIISIFYFLLLMGSYNVKDNYLAFNTSILWIPSLRAYFHVGLDAAAILPMLLTQLVITLSSLGTIVKGNGRNASFYSLIGLTHAALNGFFCAQNPITFFIFFEAALIPIYFLVLNFGGANRQQAVFKFFLYTAFGGLLMLAAVVFLQVNMHAYLHLESWVDFYQNKMAIKYQYWLLAAFFIAFAIKSPIFPFHTWQADLYTQADRPTLIIIAALMSKMGVFGLIRFNFLFIPALYDWFYYLILICLIGVVYGALIAWRQRDFIRIIAYSSLSHMGLIAAGILTLTNKGVQGGLFAMIAHGLGVAGLIYASDVIIRRTEESSIDSSSGIAKVNPRFATYFFIILLSTIGLPLTCGFIGEFYLIWSIAEFRLPFGILAALTLIFGAAYMLRFYQKTMFGVSSNNVLNFDKLSLSEDYVFIIIVVLILALGLFPADWMGLGQFAYQFMNYIPTK, from the coding sequence ATGAATTTAGCGATTATACTTATTTTAATTCCATTATTTTTTTCGGCAGCATGTTTTGTTTCAGGAAAAAAATTAGCACCTTATATATCCTTATTATCTGGAATCATCAGTATTTTTTATTTTCTTTTACTGATGGGTTCCTATAATGTCAAAGACAATTATTTGGCATTTAATACTTCGATTCTTTGGATTCCGAGTTTAAGGGCTTATTTTCATGTCGGCCTCGACGCAGCAGCAATTTTACCCATGTTGTTGACACAATTAGTAATCACCTTAAGTTCGTTAGGTACGATTGTTAAAGGAAATGGTAGGAATGCAAGCTTTTATAGTTTAATAGGCTTGACACATGCAGCATTAAATGGATTTTTTTGTGCGCAAAATCCAATTACATTTTTTATTTTCTTTGAGGCAGCATTGATCCCTATTTATTTTTTGGTTTTAAATTTTGGCGGTGCAAATCGACAACAAGCAGTATTTAAATTTTTTCTTTATACAGCGTTTGGTGGCTTATTAATGTTGGCTGCTGTGGTTTTTCTCCAGGTAAATATGCATGCCTATCTGCATCTCGAATCGTGGGTTGATTTTTATCAAAATAAAATGGCAATTAAATACCAGTATTGGTTATTAGCTGCATTCTTTATTGCCTTTGCAATTAAATCTCCTATATTTCCTTTTCATACCTGGCAAGCAGATCTTTATACCCAAGCAGATCGTCCCACTTTAATTATAATAGCAGCATTGATGTCGAAAATGGGTGTATTTGGACTCATCCGATTTAATTTTTTATTTATCCCGGCATTGTATGATTGGTTTTATTATTTAATTTTAATTTGTCTGATAGGTGTTGTTTATGGAGCCTTAATTGCCTGGCGACAACGAGACTTTATTCGCATTATTGCATATTCTTCATTGTCCCATATGGGGCTTATTGCAGCCGGTATTTTAACATTAACAAATAAAGGAGTGCAGGGTGGCTTGTTTGCTATGATTGCGCACGGCCTTGGAGTCGCAGGTCTGATTTATGCTTCTGATGTTATCATCAGAAGAACAGAAGAGAGCTCCATTGATTCAAGTTCCGGTATTGCTAAAGTAAATCCAAGATTTGCGACGTACTTTTTCATTATTTTATTATCTACCATTGGCTTACCCTTAACCTGTGGATTTATTGGCGAATTTTATTTGATATGGTCAATCGCTGAATTTAGACTTCCATTTGGAATTTTAGCTGCATTGACGTTGATTTTTGGTGCAGCTTATATGCTCCGTTTTTATCAGAAGACAATGTTTGGTGTTAGCTCCAATAATGTTTTGAATTTTGATAAACTAAGTTTATCAGAAGATTATGTATTTATCATCATTGTAGTGTTAATCCTAGCACTGGGCTTATTTCCTGCCGACTGGATGGGACTTGGGCAATTTGCATACCAGTTCATGAATTACATTCCAACTAAATGA
- the nuoH gene encoding NADH-quinone oxidoreductase subunit NuoH produces the protein MNEWVFKIIFISIIFGLSLFIAMYSTYAERKLAAFLQDRLGPNRAGPFGLLQPLADGVKLFFKEEFIPKASDRWLFIMGPGLFMITALMTSAVIPFAPDLVLNGQTYSMQAADLNVGILYIFGVVSLGVYGVLVGGWASNNKFSLLGAIRAASQNISYELAMGLSIVALVMVTSTLSLRDIVDQQHGWHWNIIYQPFGFLIFIICAFAETNRAPFDLPECETELVGGYHTEFSSMKLGFYLFAEYINVFVSSAVLATLYFGGYQFPFISDMEPGMAKTILGACVMFGKIFFFIFLFIWIRWTLPRFRYDQLMNLGWKVLIPLSVLNILLTGAFILFKI, from the coding sequence ATGAATGAGTGGGTATTTAAAATAATTTTTATTTCAATCATATTTGGATTGTCATTATTTATAGCAATGTATTCTACTTATGCAGAGCGAAAATTGGCTGCTTTTTTACAAGATCGGCTTGGCCCAAATCGGGCAGGACCCTTTGGATTATTGCAACCTTTAGCAGATGGCGTAAAGTTGTTTTTTAAAGAAGAATTTATACCGAAAGCTTCAGACCGCTGGTTATTTATAATGGGCCCTGGTTTGTTTATGATTACAGCACTTATGACAAGTGCAGTCATTCCTTTTGCTCCAGATTTAGTATTGAATGGCCAAACTTATTCAATGCAAGCTGCAGATTTAAATGTGGGTATCCTTTATATATTTGGGGTGGTTTCGTTAGGGGTTTATGGAGTATTAGTTGGTGGCTGGGCATCTAATAATAAATTTTCATTATTGGGTGCGATCAGAGCTGCATCTCAAAATATTAGTTATGAATTGGCCATGGGTTTATCTATTGTTGCCCTTGTGATGGTTACATCAACCTTGTCACTTCGCGACATTGTAGATCAACAACATGGCTGGCATTGGAATATTATTTATCAACCTTTTGGTTTTTTAATTTTTATAATTTGTGCATTTGCCGAAACCAATCGGGCACCTTTTGATTTACCGGAGTGCGAAACAGAATTAGTAGGTGGATATCATACTGAGTTTTCATCTATGAAACTTGGTTTTTATTTATTCGCAGAATACATTAACGTATTTGTAAGTAGTGCAGTATTGGCAACATTATATTTTGGTGGATATCAGTTTCCATTTATTAGTGATATGGAACCCGGAATGGCAAAGACCATATTAGGTGCATGCGTCATGTTTGGAAAAATATTCTTTTTTATATTTTTATTTATATGGATTCGATGGACCTTACCAAGATTTCGGTATGATCAATTAATGAATCTAGGATGGAAGGTCTTAATTCCTTTATCTGTTCTAAATATTTTATTGACGGGTGCATTTATTTTATTTAAAATTTAA